A single genomic interval of Gossypium raimondii isolate GPD5lz chromosome 11, ASM2569854v1, whole genome shotgun sequence harbors:
- the LOC105802121 gene encoding NAC domain-containing protein 83, translating into MNSLRLNGLRKLPPGFRFQPTEEELVFQYLKCKAFSFPLPASIIPDLNICNFDPWDLPGELGEERYFFSMKEAKYKTGNRINRATASGYWKATGSDKKIISRRNQVAGMRKTLVFHMGKPPHGLRTDWIMHEYRLVNVPNNDFNLANNPMMQNYLNHEMEKWVLCHVFLKKTSKKSSEEEIMQSFCNKNRNKALGHRMEPKVYNFMREKDAEPSSSSSASSRSDITEVSSSACSRQ; encoded by the exons ATGAACAGTCTGCGGCTGAATGGATTAAGAAAATTGCCGCCGGGCTTCCGTTTTCAGCCGACGGAGGAAGAGCTTGTGTTTCAGTACTTGAAATGCAAGGCCTTTTCCTTCCCTTTGCCTGCTTCTATCATCCCTGACCTCAATATTTGCAATTTTGATCCCTGGGATTTGCCTG gtGAGTTGGGGGAAGAGAGGTATTTTTTTAGTATGAAGGAAGCCAAGTATAAGACCGGGAACCGGATAAACCGGGCGACTGCTTCCGGATATTGGAAGGCAACCGGGTCTGATAAGAAAATCATATCAAGGAGAAATCAAGTAGCAGGGATGAGGAAAACCCTAGTTTTTCACATGGGGAAGCCTCCACATGGATTAAGAACTGATTGGATCATGCATGAATATCGTTTAGTCAATGTGCCAAACAATGATTTCAACTTGGCAAACAACCCAATGATGCAG aATTATTTGAATCATGAGATGGAAAAATGGGTACTATGTCATGTATTTTTGAAGAAAACCAGTAAGAAAAGTAGTGAGGAGGAGATTATGCAGagtttttgtaataaaaatagaaataaagcATTGGGTCATAGGATGGAACCCAAAGTGTATAATTTTATGAGAGAAAAAGATGCTGAgccatcatcttcatcatcagcAAGTTCGAGGAGTGATATCACTGAGGTGTCTTCAAGTGCATGCAGCAGACAATAA